From Lycium ferocissimum isolate CSIRO_LF1 chromosome 12, AGI_CSIRO_Lferr_CH_V1, whole genome shotgun sequence, one genomic window encodes:
- the LOC132039784 gene encoding uncharacterized oxidoreductase At4g09670, translating to MANSTVHFGILGCAEIARKVSRAILLSQTATLYAVGSRSVDKAKKFAADNGFPATAKVYGSYEEVLDDPNVDAVYVPLPTSLHIKWAVLAAQKKKHLLLEKPVGLNVEEVDVILEACESNGVQFMDGTMWMHHPRTAKMREFLSDPKQFGELKSVNTCFTFAADPHFLENDIRVKLDLDALGALGDVGWYCIRGILWAADFELPQSVIALRNPVFNKAGVIISCGASLTWEDGKVGTFHCSFLSNLSMDLTAVGTKGTLHLHDFVVPYEEKKASFVSAVESGFKELATGWEPKPSEHTVMTDLPQEALMVREFSRLVGSIKNEGAKPEKKWPTLSRKTTLVLDAVKASIEKGFEAVDIVS from the exons atggCAAATTCCACCGTTCATTTTGGAATTTTAGGATGTGCAGAAATCGCAAGAAAAGTGTCACGCGCTATACTTCTTTCACAAACCGCCACGCTCTACGCCGTCGGCAGCCGTTCAGTCGACAAAGCCAAAAAATTCGCCGCCGATAACGGTTTTCCGGCTACCGCAAAG GTGTACGGAAGCTACGAAGAAGTTCTCGACGACCCGAATGTTGATGCAGTTTATGTGCCTTTACCGACAAGCCTGCATATTAAATGGGCTGTTCTTGCGGCCCAGAAAAAGAAGCATTTGTTGTTGGAAAAGCCCGTCGGGttaaatgttgaagaagtggaTGTGATATTAGAGGCGTGTGAATCTAATGGTGTGCAGTTTATGGATGGTACTATGTGGATGCATCATCCGAGGACGGCTAAGATGAGGGAATTTCTTTCTGATCCAAAGCAATTTGGGGAACTTAAATCG GTGAATACTTGTTTCACATTTGCTGCTGATCCCCACTTCCTTGAAAATGACATCCGTGTAAAACTGGATCTCGATGCTCTTGGTGCTCTTGGTGATGTTGGGTGGTATTGCATTAGGGGAATTCTATGGGCTGCTGATTTCGAGCTTCCTCAATCAGTAATTGCTTTACGCAACCCTGTGTTCAATAAGGCGGGAGTGATTATATCATGCGGTGCTTCTTTAACGTGGGAAGACGGGAAGGTGGGAACTTTCCACTGCTCTTTCCTATCCAACTTGAGTATGGATTTAACTGCTGTTGGAACGAAGGGCACGTTGCACCTTCATGACTTCGTCGTCCCTTACGAGGAGAAGAAAGCTTCGTTTGTCTCAGCAGTAGAATCTGGATTTAAGGAACTTGCAACGGGATGGGAGCCAAAACCGAGTGAGCACACAGTGATGACAGACCTTCCACAAGAAGCTCTCATGGTGAGGGAATTCTCTAGGCTGGTGGGAAGTATTAAAAACGAAGGTGCAAAACCTGAGAAAAAGTGGCCAACTCTTAGTAGGAAGACAACTCTGGTTTTGGATGCTGTCAAGGCATCGATCGAAAAAGGTTTTGAAGCTGTGGATATTGTAAGTTGA